DNA from Dokdonella koreensis DS-123:
GAGAAGCCGACGTGATCGAGCATCGTCACTCCCGGCCGGCCCAGGCCGGGGCACGCTTGTCGAGGAACGCGGTCAGGCCCTCCTGGCCCTCGGCCGAGACGCGCAGCCGGGCGATCAGCGCGGCGTTCTCGCGATCGGCCTGCTCGGCGCCGTCACGCGTGATGCCGGCCACCCGCAGCGCCAGCCGCTTGGCTTCGTCCTGGGCGATCGGGCCGCACTTGCCGAGCATGTGCAACAGGCGCTCCACGGTGGCGTCGAGCGCCTCGGCGGCGACGCACTCGTGCAGCAGGCCGATCCGTGCGGCCTCGGCGGCGTCGAACACCTCGGCGCTGGCGAAATAGCGCCGCGCCTGGCGAACGCCGATGGCGGCCGATACGTACGGAGAAATGACCGCCGGAACCAGCCCGAGTTTGGCTTCGGACAGCGAGAACTTGGCCGATTCGACACCGACCGCGATGTCGCAGCAGGCGACCAGCCCGACGCCGCCGCCGTAGGCCGAGCCGTTGACGCGCGCGATCGTCGGCTTGGACAGGAAGTTGAGCGTGCGCATCAGCTGCGCCAGGCGCAGCGAATCGGCACGGTTCTCGGCCTCGTCGGCGGCCGCCATGCTGCGCATCCAGTTGAGGTCGGCGCCGGCGGAAAAGGTAGCGCCGGCACCGGTCACCACCACCGCGCGTACGGCCGGGTCGGCATCGAGCGACTTGAGCGCGGCGGTCAGCTCGGCGATCAGCGCGGCATCGAACGCGTTGTGCACGCCGGGGCGGTCGAGGACGAGGTAGGCGGCCGAACCGCGTCGATCGATCTGTATCGCTGCCGGCATGGCGGATCCGAACGGGGGAAAGGCATCATGATAGCCGCGCCGCGCGCGGGTTTGCGCCGCCGCCTCGGCGCCTGGCGGTGCCGGCTCGGGCCAGTGGCCACCGTGCCGTCCGCGAAGCGGTTTCGCCCTGCGAATGCCTATCGTTTACAATCGGCCGGCTTCGCGCGTGCCGTCGCCTCGCGCATGTCCCAACCGGCCGAGGATACCCATGCGAATGCTGTTTCGCCTATCGCCGGCGCTGTGCCTGGCGGCCCTGACCGTCGCACTGCCGCCGCTCGCCGCGGAACCCGCCGCCGCGCCGGCCCCGTCGAGCGAGGCGGTAGTCGCCACGTATGCGGCGATCGCGCTGGCCGGCTACGAGGATGCGCTCAAGGACGCGCGCACGCTGTCCAAGGCGATCGACACCCTGGCCAAAACACCCGATGCCAGGACCCTGGCCGCCGCGCGCAAGGCCTGGATCGACGCGCGCGTGCCGTACATGCAGACCGAGGTGCTGCGCTTCGGCAATCCGGTCGTCGATGCCTGGGAAGGACGCGTCAACGCCTGGCCGCTCGACGAGGGCCTGATCGACTATGTCGATGCCGCCTACGGCAGCGAGTCGGACGCCAATGCCTGGTACGCGGCCAACATCATCGCCAATCCGCGCCCGCGCATCGGCGGCCGCGAGATCGACGCCAGGAAAATCACACCGGCCCTGCTGGCCGACACCCTGCACGAGATCGGCGGCATCGAGGCCAACGTGGCCTCCGGCTACCACGCGATCGAGTTCCTGCTCTGGGGGCAGGACCTCAACGGTACCGGTGCCGGCGCCGGCGATCGTCCCGCCACCGACTTCGACCCGAAGCGCTGCACCGGCGGCCATTGCCAGCGGCGCGTCGACTACCTCAAGGCCGCCATGGCGCTGCTGCTTGAGGACCTCGCCGAGGCGGTCGCGGACTGGAAGACGGGCGGTGCCGCGCGAGCCCACGCGACCCAGGCCGGCCTGGCCTCGATGCTGACCGGCATGGGCAGCCTCTCCTACGGCGAGCTGGCCGGCGAGCGGATGAAGCTCGGCCTGATCCTGCACGACCCGGAAGAGGAACACGACTGCTTCTCCGACAACACCCACAACTCGCATTTCTACAACCAGGTCGGCATCCGCA
Protein-coding regions in this window:
- a CDS encoding enoyl-CoA hydratase-related protein, with the protein product MPAAIQIDRRGSAAYLVLDRPGVHNAFDAALIAELTAALKSLDADPAVRAVVVTGAGATFSAGADLNWMRSMAAADEAENRADSLRLAQLMRTLNFLSKPTIARVNGSAYGGGVGLVACCDIAVGVESAKFSLSEAKLGLVPAVISPYVSAAIGVRQARRYFASAEVFDAAEAARIGLLHECVAAEALDATVERLLHMLGKCGPIAQDEAKRLALRVAGITRDGAEQADRENAALIARLRVSAEGQEGLTAFLDKRAPAWAGRE
- a CDS encoding imelysin family protein — translated: MLFRLSPALCLAALTVALPPLAAEPAAAPAPSSEAVVATYAAIALAGYEDALKDARTLSKAIDTLAKTPDARTLAAARKAWIDARVPYMQTEVLRFGNPVVDAWEGRVNAWPLDEGLIDYVDAAYGSESDANAWYAANIIANPRPRIGGREIDARKITPALLADTLHEIGGIEANVASGYHAIEFLLWGQDLNGTGAGAGDRPATDFDPKRCTGGHCQRRVDYLKAAMALLLEDLAEAVADWKTGGAARAHATQAGLASMLTGMGSLSYGELAGERMKLGLILHDPEEEHDCFSDNTHNSHFYNQVGIRNVYLGRYRRPDGKTVQGPSLSDLVKAKDPALDAEMRARLDATITAMTALVRRAESRERYDQMLGEGNAEGNAVIQTAIDRLIDQTRSIERVVTALGIGRIDIEGSDSLDRPAAVFE